In Salmo salar chromosome ssa14, Ssal_v3.1, whole genome shotgun sequence, the sequence CTtgcatataaaaataaaaaactatatATATTGTATTGCCCGTCTTAGTGTTGTGTATCATTCCATTCAAGACATGTCTGTCTGTTCTCCAATAAACTTTCATATCAGTCAATTGACTCAAAAAAGGACTTCTTAGTAAGTTCTGTCATcaacccatagagctctggtcaaacgcCATACACTAGTAAAGGCAATAGGACCCCATCTAGTAAAACACTTCTCTAAAACCAAACAGGTTCAGCCCACAAAGGAAAGCTGAATATATAGTACGGTTGGGTAGTTTAAAAAGGTCACAGTCTATACCAATcgaaggggtaaaaaaaaaaaaaaatggatataCATTTTTATCAATGGGTTAATGATTGGGTTTAAGtttaaaataacaacaaaaaaaaaacacattctaccattttaaAATATCTGGCACAAAAAAATTATTAATCCATTTGTACATTCGAATTATTAAGTAATAAAATTGTATTTCAAGTAGAAAGTAATTTGGGAGCCCCGAGAAATGAGTTGGTTAATGCGTTAGTTATTCAATAAGTAGCATGGCTGCAGTGGCTAAAACAAAACGGGGGCTTGTCTACATGACTCTTGcatgggcggtgtgtgtgtgtgtgtgtgtgtgtgtgtgtgcgtgtgtgtgtgtggaggcacaTTGCTCATCCCTGGATATTGAAGCAGTTTAAGGACGGCAGTAAAGGAACATGTAGTGGATGTCTCACAAGCCAACAGGAGCAATATTCACTTCCTCCTCTAAAACAGCAAAACAAAAACATACACCAATTGTGTAGTGAACCGTTGAATCAGGAGAAGGCCCACCTTTCAGTAGATACTCTGGTTATCTGAACAATACCATTCAGGCTCTTCCAGTATTGTGTCAGAAGGCTCCATGTGGAAGACCAGGGTACTCTCGAGAAAATTTTTTACAAAATAATGGATGCCCAGGCAGACATCACCATCTTGGGACGTAGATACCAGGTCTGCTCCACTCTGATGAGCTGAGAAGCAGCACCTATCGTTGGGTCTCCAGTACATCACATTATAAAACAAGTTGACAGATAACAGTCACACAATGGTAGATATGGGTAAGAATCTGTGTCCAGGGGTTAATATCCATAACCCATCTCTGTACGGGACAATCTGTGTTTTCAGATGAGAACAGTTCATTATGATAACAGTCTGCTATGGAGAGTGAGTGATTGTTTAGGATGTTGGTTTGCCTGTCAGTGCAAGACCAGAAAGACAGGCTTTGAGAAGAGGTTTGTCCATGCTTTCTGCCACAGAATTCACCCCTACAGTCAGAGTCTGAACTGAAACTTACTTCCTTTGATCAGCTCTATAGCAAGAGCAGGTATTTCCCCTTCTCTCGTCGCTGGCCAGGGGTCAATTACACAGCAGGTCCTCTATGAGCAGTCCAGTCCACAAGGTCAAGAAAACAAAGCCTTGATCCAAAATGGCTGCTGTGCTGCATTCCATAGAGCCCACTGGGCTCCAAATCAGTTCTTTATAACTGGAAACGACCACATTGGGACTATGAATCTGGCTCCAAAATGGCCAAACTAAAATTCCCCAAAATGGCCGCCGAGATTACATTTCACTCAATTACAGAGCAGGTTGTCTAGTGGAAGCCGGTCCAGATCGTAGGAGAACAGGTCGCTGATGCCTTCGTCTTCGCCCAGGCTAAGCAGGTAGTCATCCCCcacgagagagagtgggatgaagggCTCCTGGTCAACAtcctggagggggaggagggaggtgagggaggaagGCAGGGGGGAGACAGGAGTGACAGTCACCGCTGAGCATGCTGGGAGCCTGGACAGGGCGTTGGAGAAACCGTTACCGGTGCAGTTATTACCCTCTGGTGAGAGATGAGTAGAGAGCAGAGAAGAAAAGAAACAGGGTGAGAGAAAGAAAGGTGAGAGTTATTTTCTAATAACTCACCACAGAATTAAGTCTGAAGTTGGGGCTCAGCCATAGAGCTAGTTAGAGGACTCTAGTGCCCAAAACCATGTTTAAGTACAGGCAGCAACATTAACCCCTCCGGttgtgttggtttcatgttaattaattctgtgttcccggtccaaaatggccgccccattatagctgattataaatccataataatacacatattatcacctaatgttgtgttacatCTTTTTAAAatcaacaaattaatttcttgtGAAcgttacaagttttgaacttgtatttgctatttatggcctgtaggcctcattgacctgagctcatacaactcgttttGAGTTTttaaaaaaagcataatgcatgggttattttgactataacaaatactcaaatGAAACACATTTTGCTATTTATCACAGCCTACTTTATTGTCAGTTTCCTGGCttatctcctcctcaccagtgtcatgatcaaagatatgatcaagagcctcataCAGTCTagcgtttggtcattgtgctgccacagaatgaattgtgagcaaggcctcaaatgaactttatataccagagctgcgaaaaaagttacaaatattattgaaacaatgttgtgattgtttgtgagaaCGCCAACAGGTGTGGTaaccgtgggggaaagattctattggggaaatgttcctgtgggggttgccatggaagccaagaatgggagtgagggtgtgtgtgtgcgctcaaaCACTGGGAgaaggaagtgtgtccatctgatgaatgtgcatgtgcctgaactaaattttatacactaattgtagtctcacccattcatttctaatgaccggtcatttttgactGGGAaaaccacaggtgtacaaaagttaaaaaacacctaaaatgtaatgaaaatcatcaacatgtattttgtgtgttcagatgccctgtgtggacaaagtcatggaaccttattacaatcagattaaattaactacatttttcagagagaaaacgtgtaaaaaaataaataattattattattatttttatttaaaaaaagataGATCCAATTCGACCGGCGTTgatcattttgaagtagtcaactgggtgggacttcctatgggttaaggaaagGTCACATGATTCCAGCCAGGTCGTCAGGAAGGATCAGCCAATTAACTGTAGTTGTGAGCCGACATTCTATAACTACAGGTGACCCGTACATCTAAAACCTTGGCTTTATATCTGTTCAAACACAACAGGTGCCAGTAcacaccctttcagtttgtttgccaACTCATAAGTATTAGAAGAAGAAAAcagactacttcaaaatggaggtgGCCTCAATGGCGTTGCCCGTGCCCTCACAGACGtcataatgggacagatacaatgACGCGATTTCTATCTAAGTCTATGGGCTCACCTTGTGACACCTTGAGGAAGGATGTGGAGTTTCCAGTGACACATGACGAAGATGAGGGGGGATGTCCATTTCCGTTCAGCGCAGAGGAAGGGGCGTGATCATCTGAGCACAGGAAGACTTCTATTGGACCCTGGGTGCTGCTCAAGTGGACCTGGAGACTCTGATAGGTCAATCAAAAAAAAATTATCAACCAATCATACACTAcaagaccaaaagtatgtggacacctgctcgtcgaacatctcattctaaaatcatggacattaatatggatttggtgcccccccctttgctggtataacagcctccaatcttctgggaagtctttccactcgatgttggaacattgctgcggggacttgcttccattcagccacaagagcattagtgaggtcgggcgattaggcctggctagcagtcgctgttccaattcatcccaaaggtgttcgatggggttcaggtcagggctctgtgcagaccactCAAGTTGTTCcgcaccaatctcgacaaaccatttctgtacggtgCTTTGTgccaagcccgaaccatgaaaaacagccgcagatcattattcctcctccaccaaactttacagttggcactatgcattaagGCCAGGTAGCGTTCtgctggcatccaccaaacccagactcgttcatcggactgccagatggtgaagcgtgattcatcactccagaaaatacgtttccactactccagagtccaatggctgcgaactttacaccactccagctgacgccttggcattgcgcatggtgatcttaggcttgtgtgcggctgcttagccatgaaaacccatttcatggagCTCCAgaagaacagttcttgtgctgccgttacttccagaagcagtttgtaattcgatagtgagtgttgtaaccgaggaTGTGCTTCATGCACTCGGAGGTCCCGTTCTGTgaccttgtgtggcctaccacttcacagctgagccgttgttgctcctagaagtttctgctttacaataacagcacttacagttgaccggggagaagctctagcagggcggaaatttgacgaactgacttgttggaaaggtggcatcctacgacggtgccacgttgaaaattcactgagctcttcaaatACGGGGCAagcctactgccaatgtttgtttatggagattgcatggctgtgtggttgatttttatacacctgtcagcaacaggtgtggataaaatagcagaatccactcatttgaaggggtgtccacaaacttgtgtgtgtgtgtgtgtgtgtgtgtatgcatgtatagTGTATCAGTCAATCAGCAAACCAATGACTGTCTGCAGGGACTCGACACAAGAGGAAGTGTTACCAGGATCCCTGTTTGGTGTctgtttagtgtgtgtctgtttagtgtgtgtctgtttagtgtgtgtgtgtgtgtgtgtgtgtgtgtgtgtgtgtgtgtgtgtgtgtgtgtgtgtgtgtgtgtgtgtgtacctctgcaGGGTCTGGCACCTCCAGTCTGGTTTCAGCAGGGGCTTTGATCACGATGACCGTCTGGTCATTCAGACTAGGAATCCTTTTCACATCATCATACGATATGTACGCAAACGTACCCAGGAGGTTAAGGAAAAAGGTAGTCATTCACACACAGGACTAGAAcacacttctacacacacacacacacacacacagttaaacacaAGTGTGCTGAGAAAAAAAAGCTGTAAACGCAAACCGATTCACacactggacaacacacacacacagacacactacatCTCAGTCACACATCAGGGTTGTAAAGGAAGGCTATTTCCTTGTGGGTGTATCTTCAGTCATCTGTTGGACGATGAGTGTGCAGCTGTTTATGAGTTGGTCCAGTCTCTTCTCCTCTTGGGTCAACTTCAGCAGTTCTTTACCCACAGAGCCAGGGGTCTGGTCACTGGCCACTCCTTCTGGAGACAGGCTAcagcccctacacacacacacaagagagaaagAACGGCACATGTTAACACACAAATAGTAAACCAACATGCCCCATTCCACAGGTTCAGGGTTAAAGGGAGGAATGCCCCATTCCACAGGTTCAGGGCTAAAGGGAGGGATGCCCCATTCCACAGGTTCAGGGCTAAAGGGAGGGATGCCCCATTCCACAGGTTCAGGGCTAAAGGGAGGGATGCCCCATTCCACAGGTTCAGGGCTAAAGGGAGGGATGCCCCATTCCACAGGTTCAGGGCTAAAGGGAGGGATGCCCCATTCCACGGGTTCAGGGTTAAAGGGAGGGATGCCCCATTCCACAGGTTCAGGGTTAAAgggagggataatccatggttttCTTCTGAGCTGTCTTGTATTGTTCACAACCGTAATCTAGCCtgggctaaagcaaggaaatcgtgttctgatgctgattggcttGTTTTTAGGCAGCCAAGAAACAAGAGTTCTTTTCTTCTCAGGAAGACCAAGTCTGAATATTTTATATGTTTGTTAC encodes:
- the LOC106570699 gene encoding transcription factor E2F3 codes for the protein MRKRGVPEKVLISGVGGSSMDKKQTVLTRYNNATYYQILTPPPCPNQTNNVVVADPTVSQLYTTPIGVSTNGTGPRPALGRPPAKRRLELEERDQYTTQPISEPRAKRATTHSLRRTQTPPSPLEKTRYDTSLCLLTQKFVQLLAQSSDGVVDLNRAAESLKVQKRRLYDITNVLEGVHLIKKSSKNNIQWLGCSLSPEGVASDQTPGSVGKELLKLTQEEKRLDQLINSCTLIVQQMTEDTPTRKFAYISYDDVKRIPSLNDQTVIVIKAPAETRLEVPDPAESLQVHLSSTQGPIEVFLCSDDHAPSSALNGNGHPPSSSSCVTGNSTSFLKVSQEGNNCTGNGFSNALSRLPACSAVTVTPVSPLPSSLTSLLPLQDVDQEPFIPLSLVGDDYLLSLGEDEGISDLFSYDLDRLPLDNLLCN